The Lycium ferocissimum isolate CSIRO_LF1 chromosome 1, AGI_CSIRO_Lferr_CH_V1, whole genome shotgun sequence genome includes a region encoding these proteins:
- the LOC132059097 gene encoding uncharacterized protein LOC132059097 produces MVEGDEKAGMLMKLEKKSKKRKKNAASNDLEVTKGDFKGGSEDSDIKRKKEIGGGKPPGKSSKDGCEDAVEKVVKMKKKLKKEQETLIMHDASLDTKTIAPESVSGTQETNAVETLSEGSGGNVIDESKRKKRKKEKRKKEDGQVDIVTGVIQGHVSAIEEIEDSKIDDANIRKRKKTKLGHNCKDLIHEKTEKRVRFSDHVQFFPPTSDRIDEKHENNKEKLLFGKQFTEEEDEIVKDAVYRYIEVHNLGEDGLQKVINSISNPEVRGCWKEIGKAIPYRPYRAVYSRAQRLFRAGEKRKWTEEEYEMVRKFRGQHGHNWTVLADELGKHPVHVGNAWHRIKLENRKKGNWDQEEIQKLFDLVNTDLQLKLCEERKSKHGMLRDNICWSAISDSLSTRISPHCCNKWYRQLTSPMVAAGEWADTDDYRLIDALFELDASCIEDVDWDNLLFHRIGELCRKRWKEMVRQISQHENKSFAAQVEVLAKRYRPDLVGAREAWDRKPVVP; encoded by the exons ATGGTCGAAGGAGATGAGAAGGCTGGTATGCTCATGAAGCTGGagaagaaatccaagaaaaggaaaaagaatgcTGCCTCCAATGATTTGGAAGTGACAAAGGGCGATTTTAAAGGAGGAAGTGAAGATAGTgacatcaagagaaagaaagaaataggtGGCGGAAAACCGCCTGGGAAATCAAGTAAAGACGGGTGCGAGGATGCGGTTGAAAAAGtcgtaaaaatgaaaaaaaagttgaagaaagagCAGGAGACATTGATAATGCATGATGCTAGTTTAGATACCAAAACAATTGCTCCTGAAAGTGTGAGTGGAACTCAGGAGACCAATGCGGTTGAGACTCTCAGTGAGGGCTCTGGTGGAAATGTTATAGACGAAtcgaagaggaagaagaggaaaaaggaaaagcGGAAAAAAGAGGATGGACAGGTAGATATCGTGACTGGTGTAATTCAAGGTCATGTTTCAGCTATAGAAGAGATAGAAGATAGCAAAATAGATGATGCTAATAtcagaaagaggaaaaagacaAAACTAGGACACAATTGTAAAGATCTTATACATGAAAAGACTGAAAAAAGAGTGAGATTTTCTGATCATGTACAATTTTTTCCTCCAACCAGTGATCGAATTGACGAGAAGCATGAAAATAACAAGGAAAAATTACTGTTTGGCAAACAATTCAcagaggaagaagatgaaataGTCAAAGACGCTGTTTATAGATACATAGAGGTACATAACTTGGGCGAAGACGGGTTGCAAAAGGTTATAAATTCTATATCCAATCCTGAAGTAAGGGGCTGCTGGAAAGAGATAGGGAAGGCTATACCGTACAG GCCTTACAGAGCAGTTTATTCTCGTGCACAACGTTTGTTTCGAGCGGGTGAGAAGCGTAAATGGACTGAAGAAGAGTATGAGATGGTAAGAAAGTTCCGAGGACAACATGGGCATAACTGGACCGTTTTGGCCGATGAACTTGGGAAACATCCGGTTCACGTTGGAAATGCATGGCATAGGATAAAACTGGAAAATCGGAAGAAAGGAAATTGGGATCAGGAGGAAATCCAGAAACTGTTTGATTTGGTAAACACCGACCTGCAACTGAAGCTCTGTGAAGAAAGGAAATCTAAGCATGGGATGTTACGGGATAATATTTGCTGGAGTGCAATTAGTGACAGTTTGTCCACCAGGATTTCTCCACATTGCTGCAATAAATGGTACAGACAATTAACATCACCGATGGTTGCTGCAGGTGAATGGGCAGATACTGATGACTATCGCTTAATTGATGCCCTTTTTGAACTTGATGCGAGTTGCATAGAGGACGTGGATTGGGACAATCTTCTTTTCCACAGGATAGGAGAGTTATGTCGAAAGAGATGGAAAGAGATGGTTCGTCAAATAAGTCAACATGAAAACAAGTCATTTGCTGCACAAGTAGAAGTGTTAGCTAAGAGATACCGCCCTGATTTGGTTGGAGCAAGAGAGGCCTGGGATAGAAAACCAGTTGTTCCATGA